A segment of the Amblyomma americanum isolate KBUSLIRL-KWMA chromosome 6, ASM5285725v1, whole genome shotgun sequence genome:
AGCGCAGTGGCGTAGAAGTTATTAAACATATTTTATTTATGTAACTGCCAGTGAAAAACGTCATCTCCGTTTGCATTCTATTGATAGCATAACTTATGTGCAGAAGTGCATTTCACGTACCTACCATTACCTAATTTTAAGAAATCTGCGAAGCTTTATTTTGATTACTCTGTACAGTAGCCTTGCCAAGACCAGTTTTCTATCGAATTTGGTGAATTGTGTTACCAATCCTCCTCTCGAAATTGATCAGACTTGCTAATCTTGATATCAGAAGGGTATTCCTGCTGCTATAAGTTACATGCCGCTTCGCAGTAATTATTTATGAACTCACCCAGTTGCTGCCGTTGCATCAACGCCTTTCACACACCACAAGATTAATATAAGACTTGCCGCAGAACTTAAGAACATATCAAGGAAGAATCCTTCGGAGTGTATCGCGCTCCTGCGTCGATATCTCTGCAGTGACTTTTGTGTAAGGGACCCGAGTTTgaacgagagagagaggaaaagaagTGAAGGCCGCGATTGATTGACGTTTCCTGCTTTTGTGCTCAGGCGCTTGGCAGTCCGATGAGCTTTCTGCAGACAATAAAATGGAGCACGCCAGGCATTTATTGaggtcatgtatgtcataacataATACACATTCGAGCTCTTGTAAGGCTGGAATGAAGAAAAAATTCCTGCTTCCCAACTTGTCATTCACTTTGTGATGGAGTCctttgcgcctttttttttccgtgtcagtgAATTAGCAGACCGCAGAGCCTCGAAGAGGAGGACGAACCACTTTATTCAGGTCGCATTTGAAGCGGTCAGGACGTCCATAGGTTGGCGCACCAAGGTAGTTAGTTGGCCATCCCGTTGAGGTCACGCCAGCCAGGCACGACAATATGGATAAGGAGTGATGTACGCTGTTCTGTTGATCACTACTCACTACTATTATCTACAAGCACGGCGCGTCGTTACAGCTGCGATTCAGCGAGCATGGCGCATAGCTCCTGAGTATCGATTAGAGGGTTCGACTCCAGGATGCCGCGTCCGCGTGTTGATTTGAACGAACTTCAAGGCCGACTATGTGTTTAGATGTGAGTGCACGGGACTGTTTAAGGCGACCATATATTGAAATTAACTACAGGGTGCGTGCTTCCTCTCATGGCTTGAGTGGTCAATTTGGCTTTCAAAGGCAGTTGCTCATTGCAATAAATGGCTGCAAAGAGGGAGAATAACGAATAATGAGAAGGTCTATTAAGTGAGAGGAACTGGCTTCGAAATCTGTTGCCACCGGGATCCTATCAGGATTTCTACTGTGTGCCCCGACTAGATTCTCGGCTTTGCCACGAGTGGAAAGTTTTAACAAGCAACTAAACTGGTTGCGCGCCCAATTTACATCCTGCTAGCTTGTCAGGGCGACTGGATCTTAAACAGAGCGGAAGACCTGAGCCAGAGCTAACAGGAACACAGTGTCATTGCATGAACTCGTTCTTATCTGATGGCGGAAAAATTTCACCGGAAGTTTTACTCTGACATCTTGACGTTCTGCAGCGGAGACTTGGTCGCAACCCTGAGGCGATTGGTGAATGCACGTTCTAAGGTCTAGAACGGTCAGATACTAGCTATAGAGAGAGAAGTGGtaaaggaaaggcagagaggttaaccagtaaaatgttccggttggctaccctgcactgggggagagggatgaggagGCAGCCCACAAGGTgcgcaggctacagctgcggcggcctgtgacttacagtgcttgtgtcattacctgtcgtgcttgctacgggccgcatttttctatttcttcttcttttatGATACTAGCTATACTTAGCTGGAGCATGCGGTACGCTGAACTCCGCTATGAGGTCGCGCTATGTAATGATTCACTTCTAAGTTCATTCTTTTTCCCTCATACCCTGTTATCATTGGCAGCTGCCACTCGTTGCGTCGTAGTTGACAGTCAGCAATGCTGTTCGCAAGCACGGGTATCAGGTATGAAGCTGAGCAAAaccaaagtgaaaaaaaaaattcttacaaATTATATCCCGTGGGCCGTGGGTACGGGGTTCATCTTGGCGCGGGTAACAGAGTACAGTCACATGAGAAAAGAGAAGAAACTTTAACCCTTTTTGCCATTTCCAAGGTATGGCGGTATTGTACTTCAGAGCCCTCTCATATCACATGACCCCAGGTGATGTATTCTTAAAATCTCTAAGTAATTTTTCTTACATAGAAGTTAGTTTGTTCTGCCTGCAGTACAAAGAGATTAACTCCTTGGACCCTTAGCTAGTAAGTGGGTCCCAGTCAGAGGTGGAAGTAAACAGGCATTGTATAAATGTAAGAAAACCAAAATTACctatgcaaaaagaaaacagggCATAAAACATTCATGATGGACAATATTGCATACATTGGAACAGTACGAGAATAGCACTATATATACATGGAGATGCAACATACTTATCCCTGCAGTTAAGATTGAGGAACGTGAGAAATGAAGGTTAGAAAATGATTCGTCAGTAGCGTTGAAAAACTGCTTTAAGTTCTAAAGGTAAGCAATTCCATATTGTGCCAATAAATTGAGGCTCCCGAACAGCACAGAAATTGTTTATTGGAGGAAAATTAACGTAACGCGCCACCGCATTTCTCGTGGTGCGGAATGAGGAACAGAATAATGATGCCTGGATTGTTTCTCAGGATGGTGTTCACTGCAATGGCCGTATTACTTTACATAGTTTATCAAAGAGCAATACCTGCCACTTAGTAACAAGTATCTTACTTCGGTGGTAAAAGCTAGAGAATGTAAGTATTCTCAAGCTCAATTTTGTAACTTCCTGACTAGTTGAAGATATGTGTTGTAAGTCCACCCTCAACCGTTTATAAAAAAAACGGTAAATAGTTATGAATAAACGCAAAATAGAACAGTCGTGACTTTTTATCGTCAAAGTAATTTCTTTGTTGTAGTAGTTCTTGACAGCCAGAAGATAGCTTCGGGTGTACAGAGTTGACGGGTGCCTGCCAATTCAAGTGGCTATCTATTTTTAGGCCGAGGTACTTGAATGAGCCAACCGTTTCAAATTAACAATAATTTAGTTTTATTTTAGTATTAGTTAGGCAGACTGATGCATGACGATCGAGATATGCATTACTACGCACTTATTTTTTATAACATTCTAAGTTAGTTTATTTTTCATGAACCAGTGGGATATGTTGGGTAGTTTTGCATTGGTTTCGGCCTCAATTTATTCATTATTGCTTCTTATGGCCGCTAGAGCAGTTTCGTCGGCGTACATGAGTATGTCTGCTGAATAGATTAGAAGTGGAAAATAGTTTACATATAATTAAAATAACAATGGCCCCAGTACTGACCCTCGAGCTACTCCTGTATGTAACAGTTCGGGGGATGACACGACATTGTTAATATCGACTGTCTTGGGACGCTGTCTCATATAGTTCTAGCAATATTAAGAAATCTGGCAACACAAGCCATAGTTTGTTTTTTCAATAGTACACAGTGATGAACAATATCGACTGCATTTTGGAGGCCAAGGAGAATAACAGCAATGAGAGTGTTATTTAGCGCGGAATTGATAAACTTTGCGAGAGTGAGGACAGCGGTTGAGGTTGAAAATGCTGGCCGAAAGCCATGTTGCTTAGTACATATTGCATTAAGTTTTTCCAAAAACTTCTCCATGCTAATGGAAAGTATTTTTTCATATATCTTGATGATGCTAAGAACTTATATCGGGGCGCTAACATGACACAGGCCGGAAGAGTTACCATATTTAAATATCGGTACAACTGTTGCAGTTTTCAGGTATGAAGGGTATGTTGAACTAAATATTGAATGATTAAATATGTTACGAAAAACTGGGCTCAATATGTTCATCTTCTCTTTAATAATATGTACCATTATTCCAAGACCAGATCTAGACCAGCAGCTTTGTTACTCGAAAATTTGGAGAGTGCGGAGACTAAATCGTCCAGTTCAATTTCATAAAAATAGAAAACGGTGGTTACAGATCTGGATTAGAATATATCGGTATTAGAACAGGTATGATCTGCCGATAAGAAAGGACCAATGCTGGTAAATTAGGGACTGAGTTATATTTTTCAGGAATATACGTCTCATTTGGGGATTGCTTAAAATATCTGGTACGATTTTCCATGCTGCTTTGTGTCAGCTTTTCCATGTTGTGTCAGCCATGCAAGTACTGTGCTCGCAGCATAGTCACACATTTATTTGAAATAATTTGAATTTATGCATTCTTACGGTGGTTTGTGCTGGTTGGTGAGGCATAGCGATGCGATAATAGAACGTATCTTGCTCTTACCACGCTGTCTTCCTATCACGTTGCCCCATATTGCCCTTAGAGCATTGACCCTCTCGTATAACATGACTAAAGTTGACACGTTCTCGGTAGTGCCCACTCAGGGAAACACGTGGCCATTTTTGCGCAGGTTAACGTGACCGACATTCAAGCTGGGTAACCCCGAGGGGAAAGATAGGGTGATCGATCCATCCGTGCTTGTTAGTAACATGACACACACCCTCTCTCCCTGCATGAACAGAAGGTGAGCGCTATTAGTTTTTGTTATGATATACGACGTTGTTTTCTAAGAATAAAGTCCTACATATAGCTGTCGTAAAATGCTGCCCATCTTGTCTCTTGATAATCTGTAATAAAGTAGTACACGGGGACTTCTAGGTATGTCATTGTTTCATGGGGAAAAAGCGTGAGTGAGAATTGTATCGCGCTTCCTACCTACAGCGCACTCTTCCGAGCCCACCTGGGTCATACGATCACAGGCGTGCATATTCTTAAAGGCGCCCTCGCCTTAAACACCACATAGGACTGAACAGTGAGGCCACTCGTGCAACATTTAAAGCGGACAGCAGCTGAACGCAGAAGTTTTCCACACTCAACGCTGTGTATGCATTTAAGGACGAGGCGTGGGAAGTGGGAAGACCGCACTGTGGCCCTTTATGTGAAAGAATCAGTTCGTAAATGCATTCTGTAAATAGGAATGCATCTCCAATCCTCCTCCCACAACCCTCCAAGAGCTGCCCATGAATACgacctttgttattttttttatttgcatacaTGTTGCCAGTCTGAATACCGGGCATTAGGTAGAAGAAGGCGCACAATTCATGCATAAGATACACGTGGTCTAAGAAAAATAAAGGCAAGTGAAAAAAGTCTTGACAAAGCAGCACAAAGGCAAACACACAGCCAAAACCTGACGTTGAGCTACCACCGCTGAAAAACTAAACAATCAGGATGCTCTGCAAGACTGTGGGCTCCCTGGCACTTCACATTATTCATGAAATTTGCAAAAAAGAGCAGTGCCCGCCAAGGCGTTCGAGCTAGCGAACGTAGGTTAACGGGTGGTGGTATACGTTAACGATAACATATAAGGTGCGCCTTCCGCCAATAAAACCAGTTATCAATTATCGCctctgtgtgtgtgcatgtgcgagTGCTTATGTCGTCTTCCTCGTTGTCTGTGTCCGTTAAAACATTTTACAAGATCGGCTTGCACCAACTCGCCAAACAGAAGCTTCAAAAAAGATCCCGTGCGACGTCCACGGgtggctgtcaaaacggccaagTGCGGAGAACAGCTGTTAGAAGCGAACTTATTCGGGTTTTTAAAGGAGACTTAGCCCAGCCGATTGATTACAGCGGTGTTTGACCATAGCCCCTGCTCCCACTGGGCTCTTGGGACGAATAATCTCGGCTGCATTTTACAAGTCACTGCTATGAGCGCTCTATCGGAACATTTGTTGCAAGCTCGTATCCTTTACGGGAGCGGGAACTAGGGGAGCTCCCATTGAGGGTAGACGCTGACGAACTCCTGGCTGGAGTACAGGGACCAGTAGGCGGTGTTGAAAACTAGGAACACAAAGGGAAAGGCGACCCTCGCGAAGCGATCGATGCTTTGAGCCCTCTTGAGGTTGCGGTGCAGCTCGTCGTACTCCTTGTCGTCGTAACTCTCGGGATCTTCGGCCAGCTCTTTCTTTCTGGTGAGGAGCTGAAAATAGAAGGAATGTTAGAGGCTACTGATTACCGTCCGAtctattattatttttcattgcCGACAATGCGAATTTTTGTTGCGGACACATGTAGCAGGAAGAGCGTTGTTGCGCATATTATTGCGCTAAAGGCAAAAACTGTTTTAACAATATAAGCAATTAAAATGTAAAAACAGCAGCAACTCGCTACATTTTCACTACAATACATCGCGCAATACACTTCAGTAAACGAGTGACCTTGACCACTTTATTTCCTTCTCAATGCTCTGTCCTGTCTCTCTGAGTGTCACCAGTGCACATTTGATTACGCTAGCAATGACGGGCTTAGGAGTACCAACCAGCCGAAGTAGACCAAATGAACGTTTCACCATTCGCAGGTTGTTCTGAGATGCTCCACCATCACACAGTATATGGTATTAATGAACATGAATGACTGACCCTCTCGAAATATTTGTGCTCCTATAGCTGTTCCAGAATGTGCTAAGCCTTTTCTGCAATGCATTTAATGGCGGCACCTACTCTCCACGAAGAACAAAGCTAAATATTTGTAAAGAATTCTAGGATCCCGTATCCTTCAATCCAACATGCACTGTGCCGAGGGTGACGAGTTCCATATGTCGCCTTTCACTTTTCGGGCTTTCTACACCTGAACAATGATCGAGGGATGAATAATAGAAGTGCGTGTTTGACAGTCCACGTAGTGCCTTCCTTCCTTACCACAAATGCTGTGTCGTCCACCATTCGGTACAGCTTGGGCCGCTGCTTGATGCGCCCCATGTAGTTCACCACGGAGAAGACGAGCAGGGAGCCAAACACGGCGCATATGCAGGCGCCCATCCACACGTCCAGGGCCTTCATGTACGACACCGGTGGAAGCTCGGACCGCACGCCTCGGTTCACTGCAGGGAAAGAGAGCATATCGGCGCCGAACCGGGCAGCGTTATGCTGTGGTGAAATATGGCTCACACATGGGCTGCAACCATACCTAATGGAAGGCTTGAATCTCTAGGGATGGCCACACAACCTCTTTAAGGCGCTCATATTCACAGGGACTGACATATGCAAGGAAGGCACAATGGTTTTGTATACTAGCTCATTGGCTAAAATTCATTTTGTTAAGAAAAGTTCATTTTGTTAAGAACACTTTCAGCGTAGACAACGATAAgttatttattttcttccttcCATTGCAAGTAGTTTACAAATATTAAGATGCAAGCGCATCTTTCATGACAGCAATCAAGCGAAAAGGTTTTGCGCGAAGGGCTCGTAGGAGCACCGATACATTTCTTGGGGTCAGTTTGTAGGGCAAAAATTACAAGCAGTCTTTCACTTCCGTTATTTTGGGATGTTAACCGTCGCCATGTAAGCAGCAAGTTCGCATATTTGTAAAGGGCCCTCAATTTCGTATCCTCCTTTGTGCGCAACTAATTGCGTGACGCTACAGCAGTAGGCTGCGACGGTTGCCTGACGTCTTTCATGTTCTCCTACCCTTAGAAATGTTCCGTTGACTAAGGGTGAGGCAAATCAGCTCTTAAGTTGCATATTACTATCACAGCACAATTACAAGGGGTCTAGGATTCCTCAGGTCATCTTGCATCAATAACCCGTAAGAGGAGAATAATTGTGGATATAGcggccgcggtgactgagtggttatggcactcggctgccggcccgaaagacgcgggttcgatcccggccgcggtggtcaatttcgatggagacgaaattctagcggcccgtgtactgtgcgatgtcagtgcacgttaaagaaccccaggtggtcgaaatttccggagcccttcactacggcgtctctcatggcctgagttgctttgggacgttacacccctaTAAAACCTAAAACAAATTGTGGATATTGTCCAGTTAGCGTGCGGGAAATAATTGTTTGCGATCTAAAATGCCAACGAAGATTCTAGTTCTCATATTATGCACTCTTTATTTTCTGAAGCAAGCTGAACATTTCGAAACAGCTCCAAAAATTGCACATTTCCTGTACCAACGTGCGGCGCAcagagccgcagcggtggctcagtggttatggcactcggctgctgacccgaagaaatgcgggttagatcccggccgcggcggtcccatTTCCATGGAGGCAGAAttatagaggtccgtgtgctgtgcgatgtcagtgcacgttaaaaaacgccaggcggtcgaaatttctggagcctttcactacggcgtccctcatagtctgagtcgctttgcaaCGTTAAAAGTCGATGAAACCTGGATATTTGGATAAAGCCCCCAAAATTATTGCGTTTTTTGCAGCAACGTGCGGCACACAGAGTTTGCTACTCAGTCGCTTATAAAACGTGTGACACGGGCTTTTGGATTGGGAATCACGACAATTGAATGCTGCGGAACGAGCGTCTACCCCGATTAGGcggctttgttttttctttttctgcagtaCCGAAGAGCACGCACCGGAGAGCAAGTTGAGCAGCATTCCGAGGTCGAGGATGATTCTGCCCGGCGCCATGTTGAGATGCAAGTAGAAGGCGAACCAGGAGATGACGACGCTGAGGAGGGTGGGGAAGTACATGTTTATGAGGTAGAAGCCACGCTCACGCGATATGGTGAAGTTGGCTCGCAGTACGCTGAAGGTGCCTGCGCCACAGGAGACCAGAAAGCGTGGCAAAGAGAAAAGAATTAGAgggacacttaatctccgccttaagtgtaCGACGCGATAACCTTAATCAgccccttcagcagcctgcatcacttcgcagacactGTCAGAGAAGACACACAGGGCCTCCTTTTAgccaagtcgaacgaacgtgcctTGATTACTTAGGTATAGCGTGATTGACTCACAACCCAAGGCTCGCTGGTTTCACTCTGTTCGGACTTGTACACACAGGGTTAAAAGAAACCAATGCTTCTTGGCAAGGGACGCAGGGCTGCTAGTTAAAATGAGGGGTTGAAATCCAGTTAGAAAATACTGCCTCATGTGATAACATGTGACGTTTAGCTAGAAAATCGCTGCAACTATGTAAGGGATCCCACAAGCCATACGGCAGTGCCGTAGCGGTATTCGCATCATAATTAATTACGGCTCTCTAGATTGCGTTGTATACGTAATTTAATTTGGCTAAGCCAGTTTCTCGGCCATTTGCAAAATGCGTATTGAAAGCAGCTGACGGACTAACGCCTATCCTAACCAACACCGAATGTGTCTAGGCAACTGCCATAAAGTGACATTGCGTTCATTAGCTTCCAAGTGCCAACCACTTGCATGCGGGGTCACCTCTGCGAGGCATTATGAGTTGTATATCATCAGCGGTATATCATACTCCAGCGGCGTTTGTAGTGCGGCAGGGTTTCTTGTGTCGATATAGGCTGATACACACGACTGACGAATACACACGTCCAACCGCGGACAGAGCACTACTTCACCCGACGTCACTGGCTCCGCTTCGTCCCCAGGCGGCAGCAGAGCGCATGCGCATGGTGGACGGCGAGAGCTGACGACGGCGCGGACGGACGCGAAAACCAGTTGTGTTAAGACACCCAACCGCGCCGTCATCGTTTCGTTGCTTTCCTATCACTTCCCTCCCAAAAGCGACGCAAGTGCCGCACCCCACAACTGCACCAGCACAAATGAAGTGGGCAGTCGAGGGAACCACGCCAACCACACCAATTTAATTGCAAGGAAAGCGCCCCCATCCTAGGAAACGAGAAAATAAGCTGAAATACCAAAGATTAGGTCATTCGTGGTGCTCACTTAGGGAACAGAGCGCAGTCTCAAGAGTTGTACTTCTGAATGCGGAGCATGCAGACTGCCGATCAGGCGGCAGTGTGCAACCCGCGCGCCTGTTTTTTGCTCGCGAAGCCTGCATCGTCCGCGGACGAGACGGAACCAGTGACGTCGGGTCACGTGGTGCTGTGACCGCGCCCGGACGAAATTGATTTCGTCCGTCGTGTGGATGGGTCTCATACAACTCAAATGAGTTTATGTGCATGGTGAAGTATATGTGCatactcacaaagtgaacaagggaaggaaaacctccgggtgcttgccaacgtttagACGAGAATACtttcttcgtctgggcaaagcgttcatcataggcagggtttaaatagggtcatcCTTCCGAGGAGCAAGGTCCCGTGAGAGGGAGGAAGGTAGTAAAGTATTgtagtaaaggaaaaaaaacaattataacaaattataataaagaaaaaagagcaaaCAGAAAGCATGAAACGAaagaaggggggaggggaggaatGCGGAAAACAAGTGTTCCTGAGCAGTGACGGCAAGAGAAGCAGGGCACAAGATAAAGATAAAATTGAACGaacaagagagaagaaaaaattgtGATTGGCAGGGTGAAGAACGGGTCGTGGCGGAAGGGTAAGGTAGGGTGAAAAACGATTAAGTGGCAATATGAACTGATAAATGCCCTGACCACGTGCAAGACCTGTTTGAATAATTACGCCAGTGCCGGAATGTACTTGAGAGATTCTACGTTTCCTCTGGATATGTGATCACTGCTGAATATGTGCGTTggacacgcacacgcgcgcacacgcgcacacacacgcacacatgcgcacgcacacatacGTACATCGTGCATAGTGTCTTGGTCCTTAAATTGCGTCTCATTTTGGCTCATTGGTGTAACTTCTGTCACGCCTTGCGGCACAGAGCGGCTTAGGTGTCGACACCATGTGAGGCAATTTCGACGCCTTTTCTCTTGTTATAAATCATTCCTAGACCCCCGCCCCCACTGCACACGACTCTCCCACTGCGAATAACGACGGCCACTGTTAACTTTCTAACGGAGTTACTTTTTTCCCCGAAAATGGCCCCAAATGTCCATTCAGTACTCATGCTGCCATCTGCAGACAAGGCAAAAAAATGCTTTGGACGAGTTCTACTCGCCTTAAACACAGCGTGCCAGAAAACACATGACGAGCTGGACTCGTCATGAGCCAGAAAAGACAGTCAGCTTATGGGGAGCATAGTAAAATAtgttggcgggctagttggttttgcatcttgaaACTTGTAAAAAGAGCTTGGCGCAAGAAATACGGACAAGTTCCAAATTTCAATATGGGGAGCTTGGCTCGTCGAAGTCTGCTAAAGGGTTAAAGGCTGCATGCGAGCTTTGGAGTAGCGGCACCAATATCCTCTTCCCTCATCAGTGACGTCGGTGTTTATGTCATGATAATGAAGTTAAACTGCACCTTGAGTTAATTTGCAGAACCTTCAAAGTCGGAACGCACTCGAAATTATTAATTTAAATTATTAATTTCGATTTCGAAATGCAAGAATGTTAGCGTCACGGTGTAAGGCTACTTCACACAGCAGTGGCCGGATGAGGTTTGGGCACACAGCCGCCAAAAGCGAACGGAATCCTTCTTCGGAATTTGTACCGGTATTTTGCTAGCATACAGCtaagctagcaaaaaaaaaaattacaggttcGCACTGAAATCTGCTTATGGCCGGTAATGCGAAAAACTTTCCCTGTCATC
Coding sequences within it:
- the LOC144094898 gene encoding glycine receptor subunit alpha-2-like; the protein is MINFDCVAGVPTPVRVSVYIITLGPINTNRMTYDVDIHLQQSWFDPRLNLRRFGVNKTVSLNGAEIADRIWKPDLYFVNAKRARTHSVTMPNVLVDITPDGDIYYTMRLTLELRCPMGFRRYPLDIQRCPMTISTFSETTQRTVLQWEAVDPVFFEGEVQIPQFDLLEMVYENYTDSFETGTFSVLRANFTISRERGFYLINMYFPTLLSVVISWFAFYLHLNMAPGRIILDLGMLLNLLSVNRGVRSELPPVSYMKALDVWMGACICAVFGSLLVFSVVNYMGRIKQRPKLYRMVDDTAFVLLTRKKELAEDPESYDDKEYDELHRNLKRAQSIDRFARVAFPFVFLVFNTAYWSLYSSQEFVSVYPQWELP